A window of Chitinophagales bacterium contains these coding sequences:
- a CDS encoding glucosylceramidase: MKGKGGVQRMMYLLLITGAVSINSNCKKGSGGNGGDPPDPVATTITLENWVTRGDQTALVEKQGNLVSGTVTAGMPTIDVDSASRYQTMDGFGFALTGSSAYVINKLPAPQKASLLQELFGTAANSISVSYLRISIGASDLSPEVFSYNDLPTGQTDPTLAQFSLSKDTVDLIPLLKEILLINPSIKIMASPWSAPVWMKDNGSSIGGSLQTQYYSVYAQYFVKYLQAMKAKGITIDAITVQNEPQHGGNNPSMVMSAGQQGDFVKNHLGPAFQAAGVTAKIIIWDHNCDNPNYPITILSDPAAKAYIDGTAFHLYGGDISALSTVKNAHPDKNLYFTEQWTGANSSFSGDLQWHVKNVLVGSARNHAKAIIEWNLASDPNYDPHTPGGCSECKGAITATTTNFTRNVSYYIIAHASKFVPMGSVRIGSNDAGGIYTAAFVRPDGKKVLVAVNDNASNTTFVIKYKGSTVQASLTKGAVGTYLWN; encoded by the coding sequence ATGAAGGGAAAAGGCGGGGTGCAGCGTATGATGTACCTGTTATTGATCACAGGAGCTGTGTCGATCAACTCGAATTGTAAGAAGGGTAGTGGTGGAAATGGTGGAGATCCACCCGATCCGGTAGCCACCACGATCACCCTGGAGAATTGGGTGACGCGAGGTGACCAGACCGCATTGGTTGAGAAGCAGGGTAATTTGGTTTCGGGTACAGTGACGGCCGGTATGCCCACGATTGATGTGGATTCGGCGAGCCGATACCAAACAATGGATGGGTTTGGATTTGCTTTGACAGGAAGCAGTGCCTATGTGATCAATAAACTTCCGGCTCCGCAAAAGGCCAGTTTGTTACAGGAGTTGTTTGGTACTGCTGCCAATTCCATTTCGGTGAGTTATTTGCGGATCAGTATCGGTGCTTCCGACCTGAGCCCCGAAGTATTTAGTTACAATGATCTTCCTACCGGGCAAACCGATCCCACTTTGGCCCAATTCAGTTTGTCAAAAGATACGGTGGACCTGATTCCTTTATTAAAGGAAATTCTTCTCATTAATCCTTCTATCAAGATCATGGCATCTCCCTGGAGTGCTCCGGTCTGGATGAAGGATAATGGCAGTTCCATTGGGGGAAGTTTACAAACCCAGTATTATTCGGTCTATGCCCAGTATTTTGTCAAATACCTTCAGGCCATGAAGGCAAAGGGCATTACGATCGATGCCATAACTGTACAGAATGAACCCCAGCACGGAGGGAATAATCCCAGCATGGTGATGAGCGCCGGTCAGCAGGGTGATTTTGTGAAAAATCATTTAGGGCCCGCATTTCAGGCAGCCGGGGTTACGGCCAAGATCATCATCTGGGACCATAACTGTGACAACCCCAATTATCCCATTACGATCCTGAGTGATCCTGCAGCGAAGGCCTATATTGATGGAACCGCTTTTCACCTGTACGGGGGAGATATTTCTGCCCTGTCAACAGTAAAGAATGCCCATCCTGATAAGAACCTTTATTTCACGGAGCAATGGACGGGTGCTAATAGTAGTTTTTCCGGTGATCTGCAATGGCATGTAAAGAATGTGCTCGTTGGTTCTGCGCGCAATCATGCCAAAGCCATCATTGAATGGAACCTGGCCAGCGACCCCAATTACGATCCACATACACCCGGTGGTTGCAGTGAGTGTAAAGGCGCGATCACTGCTACGACCACCAATTTTACCCGTAATGTGAGTTACTACATCATAGCGCATGCCTCCAAATTTGTACCTATGGGGTCGGTGCGTATTGGCAGTAATGATGCGGGAGGGATTTATACGGCGGCCTTTGTTCGTCCGGATGGTAAGAAAGTGCTGGTAGCGGTGAATGATAATGCCTCCAACACCACTTTTGTGATCAAGTATAAAGGCAGCACGGTACAAGCCTCGCTCACCAAGGGAGCGGTAGGTACCTATTTGTGGAATTGA
- a CDS encoding beta-glucosidase, whose protein sequence is MKKWILLFALLFSLGIHAQKAPVGFDPTKRPKDLSDSALLDLVQKQTFRYFWDFAHPVSGLSRERSNVSYGYGSETCTIGGTGFGVMSVIVAAERKWITRDTAAKFLLKMVNFLLKADAYHGVFPHWMNGETGKTIPFSRKDDGADLVETSYLFQGLLCARQYFNTSDRVERELRQRIQWLWKGIEWNWFTNNQEVLYWHWSPNNGWAMNFPVRGFNECLIMYILALSDTEQYPVSPDVYHNGWVQSSFFKNGKEFYGIKLPLGFDYGGPLFFSHYSFLGLDPHGLKDRYADYWEQNRNHTLINREHCIRNPNGFKGYGANNWGLTASDTYNGYAAHSPTEDLGTISPTAALSAFPYTPEYSMQALKHFYFDLGDKLWSEYGFIDAFNETKNWYAKSHLAIDQGPIIVMIENHRSGLLWKLFMSCPEIKSSLGRLGFTSPYYK, encoded by the coding sequence ATGAAAAAGTGGATTTTATTATTTGCACTTTTATTTTCTCTGGGTATACATGCCCAGAAAGCCCCGGTTGGATTTGACCCGACCAAGCGGCCGAAGGACTTGTCGGATTCAGCGCTGCTTGATCTGGTGCAGAAGCAAACCTTTCGGTATTTCTGGGACTTTGCCCACCCGGTGAGTGGATTATCACGCGAGCGGAGCAATGTTAGCTATGGATATGGCTCGGAGACCTGTACCATTGGTGGAACCGGTTTTGGTGTGATGAGTGTAATTGTAGCGGCGGAACGCAAATGGATCACCCGGGATACAGCGGCTAAGTTTTTATTAAAGATGGTCAACTTCCTGCTTAAAGCTGATGCCTATCATGGTGTATTTCCCCATTGGATGAACGGGGAAACAGGGAAGACCATTCCCTTCAGCCGCAAAGATGATGGCGCTGATCTGGTAGAGACCTCTTATCTCTTCCAGGGACTGCTTTGTGCCCGACAGTATTTTAATACAAGCGATCGGGTAGAAAGGGAACTTCGTCAACGGATACAATGGTTATGGAAGGGGATCGAGTGGAACTGGTTTACCAATAACCAGGAAGTGCTATACTGGCACTGGAGCCCCAACAATGGCTGGGCAATGAATTTTCCTGTACGGGGATTTAATGAGTGCCTGATCATGTATATACTGGCCTTATCGGATACAGAACAGTATCCCGTCAGTCCCGATGTTTATCACAATGGGTGGGTACAAAGCAGTTTCTTTAAGAACGGGAAAGAATTTTATGGTATAAAACTTCCTCTGGGATTTGATTATGGCGGGCCATTGTTCTTTTCGCATTATTCCTTTCTCGGGCTTGATCCCCATGGATTGAAAGACCGCTATGCTGATTACTGGGAGCAGAATCGCAACCATACATTGATCAACAGAGAACATTGTATTCGCAACCCCAATGGGTTTAAAGGCTATGGGGCGAATAATTGGGGACTTACCGCCAGTGATACCTATAATGGATACGCGGCACATTCACCTACGGAAGACCTGGGGACGATATCCCCGACCGCGGCCCTGAGTGCTTTTCCCTATACACCTGAATACAGCATGCAGGCACTGAAACATTTTTATTTTGACCTGGGCGATAAGCTCTGGTCAGAATACGGATTTATTGATGCTTTTAATGAAACAAAAAATTGGTATGCGAAAAGCCACCTGGCGATTGACCAGGGGCCGATCATTGTGATGATTGAAAACCATCGAAGTGGGTTGTTGTGGAAATTATTCATGAGCTGTCCGGAGATAAAAAGTTCGTTGGGCCGGCTTGGCTTTACGAGCCCTTACTATAAATAA
- a CDS encoding beta-glucosidase: MSAQTKSRSLTKGKYGDGPDSIAPVGVIKGLSDDALLETVQRQTFRFFWHGAHPVSGLALERSNTVLAEHYWDYINEAWDEPNFSKTKFGPDAGAIGGTGFGIMSTIVAVERGWIGKDTAVRRLIQIADFLINADCYHGIYPHFMNGRTGKTIKFDRLDDGADIVETSYLLMGFLCAREYFNGNTPREVYLRKRVDQMWGAANWNWHSNGENKLYWHWSPNNGFDMNFPVWGWNECLITYIMAAASPRHPISKAVYDGSWAGSFGFKNGKEYYGMKLPLGNFDKGGPLFFVQYTFQGIDPNGLVDSLGINYFEQGKNHTLINRAYCIENPKQYKGYSEKGWGLTAGDSYKGYVAHCPEVDFGVIQPTAAISSMPYTPKESMEALRYFYEELGSKIWSKYGFVDGYSIHHNWYAKSHLAIDQGPIITMIENHRTQMLWKLFMKIPDVQNGLKRLGFSSPWIK, encoded by the coding sequence ATGAGTGCTCAAACCAAATCCCGTTCCCTTACAAAAGGCAAATACGGCGATGGTCCCGATAGCATAGCCCCTGTGGGGGTAATTAAGGGATTGAGTGATGATGCCTTGCTGGAAACAGTACAACGGCAAACCTTCCGGTTCTTCTGGCATGGGGCACATCCGGTAAGCGGATTGGCTCTGGAGAGAAGCAATACCGTTTTGGCTGAGCATTACTGGGATTATATCAATGAAGCCTGGGATGAACCCAATTTCAGCAAGACCAAATTTGGCCCGGATGCGGGTGCTATCGGGGGTACCGGATTTGGCATCATGAGTACCATTGTTGCCGTAGAAAGGGGATGGATAGGAAAGGACACTGCGGTGCGCCGGCTGATTCAGATCGCGGATTTTCTGATCAATGCTGATTGTTATCATGGCATCTATCCGCATTTTATGAATGGCCGTACGGGGAAGACCATCAAATTCGATCGGTTGGATGATGGGGCTGATATTGTAGAGACCTCCTATCTGCTGATGGGATTTCTCTGTGCCCGCGAGTATTTTAACGGTAACACGCCCCGCGAAGTGTATCTCCGCAAACGCGTTGACCAGATGTGGGGTGCGGCAAACTGGAACTGGCATTCCAATGGCGAAAATAAACTGTACTGGCACTGGAGCCCCAACAATGGGTTTGATATGAACTTCCCGGTATGGGGCTGGAATGAATGTCTCATTACCTATATCATGGCCGCGGCTTCTCCCCGGCATCCTATTTCCAAAGCCGTCTACGATGGTAGCTGGGCTGGGAGTTTTGGTTTCAAGAATGGCAAAGAATATTATGGCATGAAACTTCCCCTGGGGAATTTTGACAAAGGGGGCCCGCTCTTTTTTGTTCAATATACTTTTCAGGGAATTGACCCCAATGGCCTCGTCGATTCACTTGGAATCAATTATTTTGAGCAGGGGAAAAATCATACCCTGATCAATAGGGCCTATTGCATCGAAAACCCCAAGCAGTATAAGGGATATAGTGAAAAAGGATGGGGGCTGACAGCGGGAGACAGTTATAAAGGCTATGTGGCGCATTGTCCCGAAGTAGATTTTGGCGTGATACAACCCACGGCCGCCATTTCCTCCATGCCCTATACGCCCAAAGAAAGTATGGAGGCTTTGCGTTATTTCTATGAAGAACTCGGTTCTAAGATATGGAGCAAGTATGGATTTGTAGATGGGTATAGTATTCACCATAACTGGTATGCCAAGAGCCACCTGGCCATCGATCAGGGGCCTATCATTACCATGATCGAGAACCACCGTACACAGATGCTGTGGAAATTATTCATGAAGATCCCGGATGTGCAGAATGGATTGAAGCGGTTAGGGTTTTCCAGTCCGTGGATAAAATAG
- a CDS encoding Gfo/Idh/MocA family oxidoreductase — MSPTISRQKFLQQTAMAGAAVLLSSLEGFAQSRPDKKLRVAIIGCGSVSGRYIPHLQSSPHIEIVSLCDIKPERAVSRNEEYKVGAQVYPHIDALLKGVPFDMMVTLTDMQQHGQLNRKALMAGKHVWSEKPMANTYAEGKALLDLARSKKLKLWGAPAVVNSPQFAFMSKCIQEGKLGRVSSAHGQYGHTGPGWSAFFYEKDGGSMPDLGVYNIATLTGLLGPARSVMSMTSIVNPERTVDDKGKIKVVAEDNAHILMMHDKNVISHVMCGFCYFDPHGHVGKDQKLHSVQIYGDYGNLRLIGYDWETNGVYLDDSWDEPAKIHQVDSEGYVWQEGATKVGESILTGIEPRINVEHTLHVLEVIEAARKSSATGTRINLKSKFKWPMV, encoded by the coding sequence ATGTCCCCAACGATCTCTCGCCAAAAATTCCTTCAGCAAACCGCCATGGCAGGTGCTGCTGTACTCTTGTCCTCCCTCGAGGGTTTTGCCCAGAGCCGACCCGATAAAAAACTTCGCGTAGCCATCATTGGTTGCGGTAGTGTAAGTGGCCGGTATATTCCCCACTTGCAGTCATCACCACATATTGAGATCGTCAGCCTTTGTGATATCAAACCCGAGCGGGCGGTATCACGGAATGAGGAGTACAAAGTGGGCGCCCAGGTATATCCGCATATCGATGCCCTGCTCAAAGGTGTGCCATTTGACATGATGGTCACCCTGACCGATATGCAGCAACACGGTCAACTCAACCGTAAGGCCCTGATGGCCGGTAAACATGTATGGAGTGAAAAGCCGATGGCCAATACCTATGCCGAAGGCAAAGCCCTGCTTGATCTGGCGCGTAGCAAAAAACTCAAATTGTGGGGAGCCCCGGCTGTGGTGAATAGTCCACAATTCGCCTTTATGAGTAAATGTATTCAGGAAGGTAAACTCGGCCGTGTATCCAGCGCCCACGGACAGTATGGACATACCGGTCCGGGTTGGAGTGCATTTTTTTATGAGAAAGATGGTGGAAGCATGCCCGATCTCGGGGTGTACAATATCGCCACATTGACCGGGTTACTTGGACCTGCCCGATCAGTAATGTCCATGACCAGTATCGTAAACCCGGAGAGAACCGTGGATGATAAAGGAAAGATCAAGGTAGTGGCGGAGGACAATGCGCATATCCTGATGATGCATGATAAGAATGTGATCAGTCATGTGATGTGCGGGTTCTGTTATTTTGATCCACATGGGCATGTGGGCAAGGATCAGAAACTTCATTCCGTACAGATCTATGGGGATTATGGAAACCTGCGATTGATCGGATATGATTGGGAAACTAATGGTGTGTATCTCGATGATTCCTGGGACGAGCCTGCCAAAATCCACCAGGTGGATTCAGAAGGATATGTATGGCAGGAAGGAGCGACCAAAGTAGGTGAATCCATTTTAACAGGCATCGAACCCCGGATCAATGTAGAACATACCCTGCATGTACTGGAAGTGATAGAAGCAGCGAGAAAATCGTCAGCGACCGGTACCCGGATCAATCTTAAGAGTAAATTCAAATGGCCCATGGTATAG
- a CDS encoding gliding motility-associated C-terminal domain-containing protein produces MKRIVIALLMSFVYTANAQLGAPVYLQNFGQGIGTAVLPGPPLAAGLTSYTYSDQLCPPPGSYCLARRTNVNSCFNNEWIDIRRDDDYDMDFGNMMIVNSIASTTKKIVYADTVAASVCPGTTYRFGFATYNLDNPLEVCPNSVDLPIFHMNIMDRNGNLIRHAVTPQINYGPVAPPDQGYRLARYWMDFVVPAGVDKIQLSIELDPTLARCGDDFAFDRVFISAVGPTASIWYDNEPPTTFIKSLCYQENGSVPMSGMVGAYYGNTSYQWQQSVDSGLTWSDIPGATALQYSTVYTAPDSFLYRLSAGETFNIANPACRVVSNVIRVNVDGPPVFTVQSNSPVCAGSPLQFKAEGAVSYTWTGPNGFYDNIAQPHIYFSSLRDSGVYRVEAVSLGGCWGEDSVRVRINGIDVDAGPDTVICKGEPVPLFAAAGARYEWSPSTGLSSSFTRQPIARPESSTLYTVTVTSADGCQDTAQVQIRVRNAVTLKAAIDGISHLCITYDSASFEDKSSGVITKRWWDFGNGQTDTLAKPAMQYYSTYPGEPDRIVRLAVQDTAGCVDTAYHSLEVHDNCYIAVPSAFTPNGDGKNDLLGPTNAFKARDLTFTVYNRAGQKVFESRDYAQRWDGRVGGQEQNTGVFVWLLTYTDTLGKRILQRGTVLLIR; encoded by the coding sequence ATGAAACGAATCGTCATAGCGTTGTTGATGAGTTTTGTCTACACAGCCAATGCCCAGCTGGGGGCGCCGGTTTACCTGCAAAATTTTGGGCAGGGGATCGGTACTGCCGTCCTGCCCGGGCCACCCCTGGCTGCCGGACTCACCTCATATACCTATAGCGATCAGTTATGCCCGCCTCCGGGTTCCTATTGCCTGGCGAGAAGAACGAATGTCAACAGTTGTTTCAATAATGAGTGGATCGATATACGACGTGATGACGATTATGATATGGATTTTGGGAATATGATGATCGTGAACAGCATAGCCAGTACCACAAAAAAGATCGTGTATGCCGACACGGTGGCCGCTTCCGTATGTCCGGGTACTACCTATCGGTTTGGATTTGCCACATATAACCTGGATAATCCACTTGAGGTTTGTCCGAATTCGGTGGACCTGCCGATTTTCCACATGAATATCATGGACCGTAATGGAAACCTCATTCGGCATGCAGTAACTCCGCAAATAAATTACGGCCCTGTTGCTCCCCCTGATCAAGGATACCGACTGGCGAGATATTGGATGGATTTTGTTGTACCTGCCGGGGTGGATAAGATTCAATTGTCCATTGAGCTGGATCCTACACTTGCCCGTTGTGGCGATGATTTTGCTTTTGACCGGGTTTTCATTTCTGCGGTGGGACCAACGGCTTCAATCTGGTACGACAACGAACCTCCCACCACCTTTATAAAATCCTTGTGTTATCAGGAAAATGGTTCAGTTCCGATGTCGGGTATGGTGGGCGCCTACTACGGCAACACCTCTTATCAATGGCAACAGAGTGTGGATTCCGGTTTGACCTGGAGTGATATTCCCGGGGCCACAGCCCTTCAGTACAGTACGGTTTACACAGCGCCTGATTCATTCCTGTACCGGTTGAGTGCTGGAGAAACCTTCAATATCGCCAACCCTGCCTGCCGCGTTGTATCCAATGTGATCCGGGTAAATGTGGACGGCCCGCCTGTTTTTACGGTGCAATCCAATTCACCCGTATGCGCCGGATCGCCCTTGCAATTCAAGGCTGAAGGGGCCGTTTCCTATACCTGGACGGGGCCAAATGGGTTCTATGATAATATCGCACAACCGCATATCTATTTTTCATCCCTGCGCGATAGCGGGGTTTATCGGGTAGAAGCTGTTTCATTGGGTGGATGCTGGGGCGAAGATAGTGTACGGGTACGTATCAATGGTATCGATGTCGATGCAGGCCCCGATACAGTGATCTGTAAAGGAGAGCCTGTTCCGCTATTTGCCGCTGCAGGGGCCCGGTATGAATGGAGCCCTTCCACCGGGCTGAGTTCCTCTTTTACCCGCCAACCCATTGCGCGTCCTGAAAGCAGTACCCTGTATACCGTAACGGTCACGAGTGCCGACGGCTGTCAGGATACGGCGCAAGTTCAAATTCGGGTACGCAATGCCGTTACCCTTAAAGCGGCGATCGATGGAATAAGCCACCTGTGTATTACCTACGATTCAGCATCCTTTGAAGATAAAAGCAGTGGAGTGATCACCAAACGCTGGTGGGATTTTGGCAATGGCCAAACAGATACCCTGGCCAAACCCGCGATGCAATATTATTCTACCTACCCCGGTGAACCCGATCGGATCGTGCGATTGGCTGTACAGGATACCGCCGGTTGTGTGGATACAGCCTATCATTCCCTGGAAGTACATGATAATTGTTATATCGCTGTGCCCAGTGCCTTTACACCCAATGGAGATGGAAAGAATGACCTGCTTGGCCCTACCAATGCCTTTAAGGCCAGGGACCTGACCTTCACGGTTTACAACAGGGCAGGACAGAAAGTATTTGAAAGCCGTGATTATGCACAACGTTGGGATGGCCGGGTAGGAGGGCAGGAGCAAAATACAGGAGTGTTTGTTTGGTTGTTAACGTATACAGATACTTTAGGGAAACGTATCCTTCAGCGAGGGACGGTTCTTTTGATCAGATAA
- a CDS encoding Ig-like domain-containing protein, producing MREVTIDNVVAGSEVVYNVRSQPVIRIKFSEPLDPATIANAVSLTESVSGSTAAITSTLTNQDSVIQVQVSTPLLFLSKYRVTVSTAVKSSTGGALYAPVPRNFMTGIDSSRKFPAITEDSLMTLVQKQTFKYFWDFGHPVSGLARERNTSGDLVTSGGSGFGIMTIPVAIERGFITRAEGLARMQKIVGFLTNTAVKVKGAYPHWLNGATGAIIPFSTNDNGADLVETSYLIMGLLTARQYFDGTNAAEISLRADINTLYENVEWDWFRNSNQNVLYWHYSPDKGWIMNMPIRGWNECLITYVLAASSPTHGIPKAVYTGGWAGGTGFINGNSYYGYTLPLGPSQGGPLFFEHYSFMGINPNGLSDVYANYATQTKNHTLINYQYCKTNPKGWQGYSDSCWGLTASDIPAGYTASSPTNDIGVIAPTAALSSFPYTPTESMKALKFFYYVLGNKIWKEYGFVDAFSVQEPWFAPSFLAIDQGPIIVMIENHRTGLLWDLFTSCPEVKSGMLNLGFIAPYL from the coding sequence ATGCGGGAGGTGACGATTGATAATGTTGTAGCGGGGAGTGAGGTGGTGTACAATGTGCGCTCACAGCCGGTGATCCGGATCAAGTTTAGTGAGCCACTGGATCCGGCAACGATCGCCAATGCCGTTTCATTAACAGAGTCGGTGAGCGGCAGTACGGCAGCGATAACCAGTACGCTTACCAATCAGGATTCGGTTATACAGGTACAGGTGAGTACGCCATTGCTTTTTTTATCCAAATACCGGGTAACGGTGAGCACGGCCGTAAAATCTTCCACAGGTGGGGCGCTTTATGCACCCGTTCCGCGCAACTTTATGACGGGTATTGATTCTTCCCGCAAGTTTCCGGCGATCACGGAAGATTCATTGATGACGCTGGTACAAAAACAAACCTTTAAATATTTCTGGGATTTTGGCCACCCTGTAAGTGGACTGGCCCGCGAGCGCAATACCTCGGGTGATCTCGTTACCTCTGGTGGATCGGGTTTTGGCATCATGACCATACCTGTTGCCATTGAAAGAGGGTTTATTACCCGTGCGGAAGGATTGGCCCGTATGCAAAAGATCGTTGGTTTTTTAACCAATACAGCCGTTAAAGTAAAAGGGGCCTATCCCCATTGGCTGAATGGCGCCACCGGGGCCATCATTCCTTTTAGTACGAATGACAATGGCGCCGATCTGGTGGAAACCTCTTATCTCATCATGGGTCTGCTCACGGCCCGGCAGTATTTTGATGGAACCAATGCGGCCGAGATCAGTCTTCGGGCAGATATCAATACGTTGTATGAGAATGTGGAGTGGGATTGGTTTCGGAACAGCAATCAGAATGTATTGTACTGGCATTACAGCCCCGACAAGGGATGGATCATGAACATGCCCATACGTGGTTGGAATGAATGTCTGATCACCTATGTATTGGCTGCTTCTTCGCCTACGCATGGGATTCCAAAAGCAGTTTACACAGGCGGCTGGGCAGGAGGCACCGGGTTTATCAATGGAAATAGTTATTACGGATACACCCTTCCGCTTGGGCCAAGCCAGGGTGGCCCCCTGTTCTTTGAACATTATTCCTTTATGGGGATCAACCCGAATGGATTGAGTGATGTATATGCCAATTATGCCACACAGACTAAGAACCATACCCTGATCAATTATCAATATTGTAAAACCAACCCCAAAGGATGGCAGGGGTATAGTGACAGTTGCTGGGGATTGACGGCCAGTGATATCCCGGCGGGATATACAGCCAGCTCGCCCACGAATGATATTGGCGTGATTGCGCCTACGGCGGCGCTGTCCTCTTTTCCGTACACACCGACCGAGTCCATGAAGGCCTTGAAGTTTTTCTATTATGTACTGGGAAATAAGATCTGGAAGGAATATGGGTTTGTGGATGCCTTTTCCGTTCAGGAGCCCTGGTTTGCGCCATCGTTCTTGGCGATTGACCAGGGACCGATCATTGTGATGATCGAGAATCATCGGACAGGGTTGTTATGGGATCTGTTTACCAGTTGTCCCGAAGTAAAATCAGGGATGTTGAACCTTGGATTTATCGCACCCTATCTATAG
- a CDS encoding glycoside hydrolase family 30 protein: MKYRLLILGVVIFAGCSEQQKSKTPVASDYSVDGKTAYVYATADSSSLRLSLTDSLSFKDMGQPFETQICVFVDPDKTYQTYFGIGAALTDASAETFYKLPKDKQEELLRAYFDKEKGIGYTVARTNINSCDFSSDMYTYVKKDDKELASFDISHDKKYKIPFIKEAMKAAGGSLNLFASPWSPPAWMKNNNNMLQGGKLKQDFYDTWAMYYTKFIKAYEADGVPVWGISVQNEPMATQRWESCIYTAEEERDFLKNHLGPVMEREGLKEKKIIVWDHNRDLMYQRAQTYFSDPEAAKYAWGIGFHWYEDWSGGTPMYDNVRRVYESFPDKNIFFTEGCAESFDSTRYNAWVLGEEYGRSMINDFNNGMVGFTDWNILLDETGGPNHVQNFCFAPVHGDTRSGQLIYTNAYYYIGHFSKFIQPGAKRIAAAPSRSQLLATAFQNPNGKIVTVVMNQSDKPASYFVWVKGKAVEVKAMARSIATVVF, from the coding sequence ATGAAATATAGATTATTGATCCTCGGCGTGGTCATTTTTGCAGGCTGCAGCGAGCAGCAAAAAAGCAAGACCCCTGTTGCATCTGACTATTCCGTTGATGGCAAAACAGCGTATGTATATGCCACAGCCGACAGCAGTTCCCTTCGTTTATCCCTGACCGATTCACTTTCGTTCAAGGATATGGGCCAACCTTTCGAAACACAGATCTGTGTGTTTGTGGATCCCGATAAAACCTACCAAACCTATTTTGGTATTGGTGCGGCACTGACCGATGCATCGGCAGAAACTTTTTACAAACTTCCTAAAGACAAACAGGAAGAATTGCTGCGGGCCTATTTTGATAAGGAAAAAGGCATCGGCTATACTGTGGCGCGTACCAATATCAACAGTTGCGATTTCAGCAGCGATATGTACACCTATGTAAAAAAGGATGATAAAGAGCTGGCAAGCTTTGATATTTCCCATGACAAGAAATACAAGATCCCCTTTATCAAAGAAGCCATGAAGGCAGCCGGAGGTTCGCTCAATCTGTTTGCGAGTCCCTGGAGTCCTCCAGCCTGGATGAAGAACAACAATAATATGCTGCAGGGTGGCAAACTCAAGCAGGATTTCTATGATACCTGGGCCATGTATTATACCAAGTTCATCAAGGCTTATGAAGCGGATGGTGTACCCGTGTGGGGCATATCCGTTCAAAATGAACCCATGGCCACGCAACGTTGGGAAAGCTGTATCTATACAGCCGAAGAAGAAAGAGATTTTTTAAAGAATCATCTTGGTCCGGTGATGGAACGCGAAGGGTTGAAAGAAAAGAAGATCATCGTGTGGGATCATAACCGCGACCTGATGTACCAGCGTGCACAGACCTATTTCAGCGACCCTGAAGCGGCCAAGTATGCCTGGGGTATCGGTTTTCACTGGTATGAAGACTGGAGTGGTGGGACGCCGATGTATGATAATGTACGTCGGGTGTATGAATCCTTCCCTGACAAGAACATTTTCTTTACTGAAGGTTGTGCCGAGAGTTTTGACAGCACCCGGTACAATGCCTGGGTTTTAGGTGAAGAGTATGGCCGTTCCATGATCAATGATTTCAACAATGGCATGGTAGGCTTTACCGATTGGAATATTCTGTTGGATGAAACAGGCGGTCCCAACCATGTACAGAATTTCTGTTTTGCACCGGTACATGGCGATACCCGTTCCGGCCAATTAATTTACACGAATGCCTATTACTATATTGGTCATTTTTCCAAATTCATTCAGCCAGGAGCCAAGCGTATTGCAGCCGCACCGAGCCGGAGCCAGTTGCTGGCGACTGCTTTCCAAAACCCCAATGGCAAGATCGTGACCGTGGTGATGAACCAGTCGGATAAGCCTGCGTCTTATTTTGTTTGGGTGAAGGGAAAGGCTGTGGAAGTGAAAGCGATGGCGAGGTCGATAGCGACGGTGGTGTTTTGA